The Horticoccus luteus DNA window GCCGCGCGCCGCAAGGCCCAGACCCTGCTCGCCCGTGCCCAACGCGCCGTCGAGGTCGCCATCGAGCAAGGCGAACCCGCCGCGCTCGCCCTGTTGTCGTCCGCCTGAGCTTTTCCCGCGTCCCATTTCCCTTCCTCCGATGCTCATCCTCTACACCACCGAAGACGGCAAGAGTCGCATCCAGCTCCGGGCCAAGGATCACACCGTCTGGCTCAGCCAGCGCGAGATGGCCCAGCTTTTTGACGTCAGCACCGACAACATCGGTCTGCACCTTAAGAACATCTACGAGGACGGCGAACTCGTTCGCGAGGCAACTACCGAGGAATCCTCGGTAGTTCAAATCGAGGGCGGCCGTGAAGTGCAGCGCCCGGTCACCCTCTACAATCTCGATGCCATCCTCGCCGTCGGCTACCGCGTCCGCTCGCCGCGCGGCGTCCAGTTCCGCCGCTGGGCCTCCACCGTCCTCAAGGAATACCTCCTCAAGGGCTTCGCGATGGACGACGAGCGGCTCAAAAACCCCGACGGCCGACCGGAGCCGACCTCTACACCTACCGCACGTCCGCCGTGCGCGTCGTCGACGGAGACGCCCTCGCCGTCACGATCGACATCCGGCCCTCGAACCGCCTCGACAAGAAACTCCGCCTGCGCGGCTGAATTGTCCGGAGCCGGGAAGCGCCCGCGTCTCGCCCGTCGCTCTCGGCGTTTCACCGAGAGTGTTTCGAATGGCACGGGCGGACATCCAACCCGACACGCGAAACGCCGGTGCTCCCCGAACCACTGGCTTCGATTTCCGCAGGCCGCGAGGCTGGCTCCGGAGATGCCCATTTTTCATCCTACCTTCTCCCATGAACCGCACTACCCCCGCTGTCATTTGGTGGACTCTCTGGTCCGGTATTCTCCTCGGTCTTGTCGCAATCTATACCGGCCTGCGCCCGACCATCCCGGCTTCCGCTGCCGCGGGGATTCGCTACCTGCCCCTGGCGCCCCTCCTGGTCGCTGTGCTGATTCGCTGGGTCGCTCTGCCGCGCGTAACGCAAATCCGCGCAGCTTTTCCGCTGTTCATCGTCGGCCTCGCCTTCGCGGAAGCCTGCGGGCTGATGGGCCTCTTCCTTGTCCCCGATTTGGCGGCGGCGTATTTCATCCTCGCCCTACTCGGTCTCGCCCAACTCGCTCCCGTCTTCGCCGGCCGGTTTGAGGCGTGATTGGTTCGCTCCAATCTGCAAAGCGAAACGCTGTCGGTGCTCCCGACGATACGTCCTCCGCACTTCCTCTCGAGGAGAGGTTGGCCTTGGAGTGACTGAACTCCAGCACCTTGGCGGTGCCTCCGGCCAAGTTTGCGAACCGATAAATCCCACACTCACACTCACGCTCTTAAAATCAGCAGCTGGGATAATGTCTAAACCCAAACTCCTCTTCCTCTGCTCGCGCAACCAGTGGCGCAGTCCGACGGCCGAGGCGTTGTTTCAAAATCATCCGCGCTACGAGGCGCGTTCGGCTGGCACCGAGAACGGGGCGCGCGTCAAACTCACCGCTGGTCTCATCGGCTGGGCTGATCTCATCTTTTGCATGGAGAAAAAGCACGCCGCCCGCGTGCAGGAACGCTTCGGTGACTTCCTTGGCGACAAACCGCTGATCGTGCTGCGCATCCCCGACGACTACCGCTTCATGGATGCCGAACTGATCGATCTCCTGAGGACGGAACTCTCCGCCCATCTGGCGCTTTGATTTTCCCGGCTTGCGCAGCGTTGATCAGCGTCCGACAGCGCTTGAAGACGACCAGTCTTCACAACATCCGTCCGGCCATCGGATCGATCACGCCCAGACGCATCGCGAACGTGTGCGCGATGCTGCTCGCCGCGGCTTTCGCCCGCTGCGCGTTGGGGCCGGCGAAGTTTTCGTCGATCGTCGCGTGAAACAGCCCCAGCCAGCGCTGGAAATGCTCCGCCGTCACGGGCAACGGCACATGCGGCGGAAACGGCCGCCCCGCGTAGCCCGGCTCACCGAGAATCATCCCGCCCCAGAATGCATACATCTTCGGCAGGTGCTGCGGCCAATCGACTTTCGCGAAGCCGTTGAAAATCGGATCGAGCAAGTCGTCCTGCTGCACTTTGCCGTAAAAGAGGTCCACCAACCGCTTCACGTCCTCCATATTCTGCACGTCGCTCATCAATCGGAGTGAGCGTGAGCGGCACCGGCATGCAAGCAGCCTCTGCGAAATCCTTGATCCAGCTCAAGACGGCTAAGCGCCGCTGCGCACCCACTCGCCCCATAGACTCTCTCGTGCTTCCCTTGGTCCGGGGCGCGCACGCGTCTCGTCCTAACGCCGCGAACGCGACTTCGGCTTCCCTCCGCCGTAGCCGCCACCGCGCTTCGGTGCCGGCGCCCGCCCGACGTTGCGGTAATCGCCCGAACGCAATGAATTGATTTGATCGCGCAACACCGCGGCGCGCTCGAACTCCAGGCGGCCCGACGCTGATTGCATCTCCTCCTCCAACTCTGCGATCACCGCCGCGACATCGTCCGCGCTCTCGGCGACCGCCACCTCCGCTGTTTCGCCCGAACCGTCGTAAACGTGCAGGCTCGCCTGCGCCGACCGGACCACGCTCCGCGGCGTGATGCCATGCGCCGTGTTATAAGCGATCTGGGTGGCGCGCCGGTAATTCGTGATCTCGGTCGTGCGCCGGATCGATTCGGTGATCTTGTCCGCGTAAAAAATAACCCGGCCTTTTTCGTGCCGCGCCGCGCGGCCCGACGTCTGAATGAGACTCGTTTCGCTCCGCAAAAACCCTTCCTTGTCGGCGTCGAGAATCGCCACGAGCGCCACCTCCGGCAGATCGAGTCCTTCGCGCAGCAGGTTGATGCCCACCAGCACGTCGAAGTTGCCCAGCCGCAAATTACGCAGAATCTCCACGCGCTCGATCGCATCGATGTCCGAGTGCAGATATTCCACGCGAATCTTCGCATCGCGCAGAAAACTCGTGAGGTCTTCCGACAGGCGTTTCGTCAACGTTGTCACGAGCACGCGCTCGCCCGCCTCCGTCGCCTTTTTCACTTCCGAAATCAAATCCTCCACCTGTCCCTTCGTCGGCCGCAGCGTGATCTCGGGATCCACGAGCCCGGTCGGGCGGATCAACTGCTCCGCCACGACCGACGACAACTTCAGCTCGTAGGGCGCGGGCGTGGCGGAGACGAACAGCGTCTGACCCGTGATCGAGCGAAACTCGTCGAAACTTTGCGGGCGGTTATCGAGCGCCGAAGGCAGCCGGAAACCGAAATTGACGAGCGTCTCCTTGCGTGCGCGGTCGCCATTATACATGCCGC harbors:
- a CDS encoding group III truncated hemoglobin; amino-acid sequence: MSDVQNMEDVKRLVDLFYGKVQQDDLLDPIFNGFAKVDWPQHLPKMYAFWGGMILGEPGYAGRPFPPHVPLPVTAEHFQRWLGLFHATIDENFAGPNAQRAKAAASSIAHTFAMRLGVIDPMAGRML
- a CDS encoding low molecular weight protein tyrosine phosphatase family protein — translated: MSKPKLLFLCSRNQWRSPTAEALFQNHPRYEARSAGTENGARVKLTAGLIGWADLIFCMEKKHAARVQERFGDFLGDKPLIVLRIPDDYRFMDAELIDLLRTELSAHLAL